Proteins encoded in a region of the Chryseobacterium piperi genome:
- a CDS encoding outer membrane beta-barrel family protein: MKKIILTLFLSGFIVNTYAQEKAKSQVKEKEIEGVVITKTKKAVEQKADRTIFDFSEQPQLNNGNVLEGIKKLPGLVSTDIAGMMYQGKILDVYLNGRPLNITSNELNSFLEGMPANSVDRIEVITQPGAEFPATSGGAIMNIITNKNANKYLTATYSGNYSFTNYGKFRSRTSNSLNLNARNKYFGWQLNIGQNYRESMLNTNQNDLLLSNTDRIGRGYFAKSGLTFDLGHDRLLVNYDIYHNKNSNYTESNGFADLPFIPVKDSIREGYFHAFDAAYTNNLRQEAVVTYQKRFSDKSQKLDFQFGYTKSTSKFDQNNIYRDINYINPDYSFPRFSDGILLNNESDMRIANFKVDYSQPIKILDGGKVSLGGLYEKQNFDTQSRGLTNLDYQRQTASTYLEFQAKLKKFDFTLGVRAENYDISGITRVIDSTGSVVQKDLLPFNKFKLFPNASVQYSLMNQVSLSANYNKKISLPSISVLNPNNTTFQGPNTQVNGNPNLQPTIFDNYEIKLSAFDYAFIGYSVSSAKNQVAQIIRKEGKNLFNEQVNISNMRIHNFSVGLPVPFMIFSKPMSEIMKFNFNPDKINFMYIYAGYQKHEIDNLNNRGFWIFNVMTQLILPKQIKLTANYSYLTPRAGYFYFTAEKPFSNTVDITLTKKFLDNRLTVSVFANDIFNGQVMQVRSNPPNGESVYLRSKYDTRNFGISINYKIPTKNKLAKEDPNILNNTKKEDSGGVMQQDK; encoded by the coding sequence ATGAAGAAAATTATACTTACTTTATTCCTTTCCGGTTTTATAGTTAATACATACGCCCAGGAAAAGGCTAAAAGCCAGGTTAAGGAAAAAGAGATTGAAGGTGTCGTTATCACCAAAACTAAAAAAGCAGTTGAGCAGAAAGCCGACCGTACTATTTTTGATTTCTCTGAACAACCTCAGCTTAATAACGGAAACGTACTGGAAGGAATTAAAAAACTTCCCGGCCTTGTTTCTACGGATATTGCAGGAATGATGTATCAGGGAAAAATACTTGATGTATACCTTAACGGACGTCCACTAAATATTACCTCCAATGAATTGAATTCTTTCTTAGAGGGAATGCCTGCCAATTCTGTGGATAGAATTGAAGTGATTACACAACCCGGAGCCGAATTTCCTGCAACCTCGGGAGGTGCCATTATGAACATTATTACAAATAAAAATGCTAATAAGTACTTAACAGCCACCTATTCCGGAAACTATTCATTTACCAATTATGGTAAATTCAGAAGCAGAACCAGCAACTCTTTAAATTTAAATGCCAGAAATAAATATTTTGGATGGCAGCTTAATATCGGTCAGAACTATCGTGAAAGTATGTTGAATACCAATCAAAATGATTTATTACTAAGTAACACAGACCGAATAGGTCGTGGGTATTTTGCAAAGTCAGGATTAACATTTGATCTTGGACACGACAGATTATTAGTCAATTATGATATTTACCACAATAAAAACAGCAATTACACAGAGAGCAATGGTTTTGCCGATTTGCCTTTCATTCCTGTCAAGGACAGTATAAGAGAAGGATACTTTCATGCCTTTGATGCAGCTTATACAAACAATTTAAGGCAAGAAGCTGTCGTAACCTATCAAAAACGCTTTAGTGATAAATCTCAAAAACTGGATTTTCAGTTTGGATACACTAAATCAACCAGTAAGTTTGATCAGAATAATATTTATAGAGACATCAACTACATTAATCCCGATTATAGCTTTCCACGATTTTCTGATGGTATCTTACTCAACAATGAGTCTGATATGAGAATAGCCAACTTTAAAGTAGACTATTCCCAACCGATTAAAATTCTGGATGGAGGGAAAGTAAGTTTAGGTGGATTGTATGAAAAACAAAACTTCGATACTCAAAGCAGAGGTTTGACTAATCTTGATTATCAGAGACAAACAGCATCTACTTATCTTGAGTTCCAGGCAAAGCTGAAAAAATTTGATTTCACTTTAGGAGTCCGTGCCGAAAATTATGATATCTCCGGAATAACAAGAGTCATTGACAGTACCGGATCTGTAGTTCAGAAAGACCTACTTCCTTTTAATAAATTCAAATTGTTCCCTAACGCTAGTGTACAATATAGCTTAATGAACCAGGTATCCCTTTCTGCTAACTATAATAAGAAGATCAGTCTGCCGAGTATCTCTGTTCTTAACCCAAACAATACAACATTCCAGGGTCCTAATACTCAGGTCAATGGTAACCCAAACCTGCAACCAACCATATTTGATAATTACGAAATAAAGCTTTCGGCTTTCGATTATGCATTTATCGGATATAGTGTGAGCTCAGCAAAAAATCAGGTGGCACAAATCATTAGAAAGGAAGGTAAAAATTTATTCAATGAGCAGGTGAATATCTCCAACATGAGGATTCATAATTTTAGTGTAGGTCTTCCGGTTCCTTTTATGATTTTCAGCAAGCCTATGAGTGAAATTATGAAATTTAATTTCAATCCTGACAAGATTAACTTTATGTACATCTACGCAGGATATCAAAAACACGAGATTGATAATTTAAACAACAGAGGATTCTGGATCTTTAATGTGATGACCCAGTTAATTTTACCTAAACAGATAAAGTTAACCGCCAACTATAGCTATCTGACTCCAAGAGCAGGATACTTCTACTTTACAGCAGAAAAGCCATTCAGCAATACGGTAGACATCACTTTAACCAAAAAGTTCCTGGATAACCGCCTTACAGTTTCTGTTTTTGCCAATGATATTTTCAATGGTCAGGTAATGCAAGTACGTTCTAATCCTCCGAACGGAGAATCAGTATACCTTAGAAGTAAGTACGATACCAGAAACTTTGGAATTTCAATAAATTATAAAATTCCAACAAAAAACAAATTAGCTAAGGAAGATCCCAATATCTTAAACAATACTAAAAAAGAAGATAGCGGAGGGGTAATGCAGCAGGATAAGTAA